The region AAGAAATGGCTCATTTGACGATTCGACTCGGCCAGATCAGCCACACTCTCAGATAATACGCGTCAGGCAGGCTCTTACGTCATTGCAGCGTGTCAAATGCTTTCGAACTCACCACTTGACTGATTCATGCATGTCCTTTTCAACACCAAAACAATTTCTCGTGGTAACCATTATACCTCCCAAGAGTGAACCGTCTTTTTTAAACACCACTTACGAAACACTCTACGCAGTCTTCACGAATAATGAAACTGGGAAGCAGGTCATTTGTAACGCAGCCCATGCCAAGTGTATCATTTTATGAATCAAACAGCTGAGGTCACTGTGAACTTGGTTCATATTCCTAACAAACAGTGTGAGGTGGACAAAAGGGGGAATTGTGAAAGCAGCGCATTTAGAGTTAGAGGAATTAAAGATGCACGGACTGTTAATGCATTTCATTAATTGCGATCCCTGGGCGTTTTGAACAATTCATTAATCAGGTCTGGCGTCTGGAGACAAACTCAGTGACGCGGGTTTAAGTGGGTGCGTGACCTGAGAGCAGGTCATGTGAGGGTTTTAAACTCACCCTCCAAATTGCCCGGTTTCTCTGCGATGCGGATCTGTCTTTCCGGAACCACCGGCTCTCCCTCGGCGTTCCCGATGTCCGCGGGGATGAGGGGAAGAGCggccctctcctcttcctcggAGCGCGGGTAATACAACGGCAACAACTTCCTGTAGACGGGCTGCAGCAAACACATAACGACTGTATTAAATCACAAGAGCTCGAACCTTCAAACATTCTCCAAATTCACTAAGTTTTAGGATAATTTAATTGATTtcattaagcaaaaaaaaaaaaaaaaaatgcatagcAAGCAGCAATTTACCAAACTGGGGTCTGGACTATATCTGGGATCCAAGCTAGAGTGGAGAAGGCAGCTTTAAAAGTAGCTCACACTCCAAATATGGTCCCAAACCATTGAATTTCGTCCATTATAACAATGAAAAGAATCTTGAAATAGTCCACCATTTTGGCAAGTAAACACATAACGAGAGCACATGGAACCTGTTTCAAGAacacgagagaaagagagagagaacaacaatgGCACGAACCTCCTCCACATCTGACACCACGAAGACCACAGTCTCGATGCTTTCGCCATGATTCTCCAGAAACCTGCGCACCGTTCCTGAAAAGGGTCGAGAGAAAAAGGACATTTCAATAATTCCTGGTGTTTAGCGTTTACattaggaaaaagaaaaaaaaaccttgcacGTGCATTTTTAGAATAGTCATGGACTGGTGGGATAAATGAATGTTCCGGATCAAAGCTTTGTGAGGATGGATTACTTAGGGCTATGTGAGTGGCGTCTTCGAGTGGGTATCCTCGTTTGGCTGTGCTGATCACACATAGTCCTACAGACAGCATGGCCTGCTCCCTGCAGAGTTAACAACAAAGAGCCTTAAAACCActtcaccaaacacaaacacaccacataaacactctctcactctctctttctcgctctctctctctctccttctgtctctcgtCTACAGAGCTGTGAGTAATTACCTTCAAATGTGTTAGTGAGCTGCTAAGCTGAAGCTGTGTTTTACACAGAGTGGCATACAGAtgtgtcagtgagacagacatgTCTTTTGTAAACAAGGTTTAAAGTCATAAACAAGTCCTGCTGCTGCAGGGTCACATCCATCTGTCTGCAGAATGAATAAGCATGTCTGTTGCGTTGGAGATGGCTAACGGTACGGTGGGAGACAAACAGCGTGTCCAATACGCAAACACAATGTTATGGAACCGTGGCGAAGAAAAACCACGGTGGTTTCTGGCAGGGGATGTGAAAGACATTTGAGATGATGCCAAGCACAGTGGACAGTTTAATCTATGTGAGTTTGGATCCACGTTGGGAGCTGCCGGTGTCGAGAGCAATGATGGCGCGTGATAGAATGCGCGGTGTGGTGTAAAGCCTGAGAGCTCTTTTCCGGGCTGATGTAACGTGAATGTCGGCGTACCTGGCCAGCTGCATGACGTTTCTATAGCAGCTGTAGAGGGAACTCTCGGCAGCTGTGCGGTACTTGGCTTTGTATTTCGGTCCCACTGTGTGAATGATGAAGCACGCAGCTAAGTTAAAGCCTTTTGTCATCTTTGCCTCGCCTGTCCGACAACCTGCAAAACCAAACACGTTCAAATCCACctgaatctcacacacacacacacactcatacgtatacacacacacacattcactcatatgTGCATGTACAGGCGTGTACAACCACATATATGAATTTTAGAAATCTTTTTAATACTCTGAAGCAAACACAGAGGTGAGAAACACTAAAGGAAGATGTTCCTGTTAATATTTGATTTGGGTTTGGCAACATacgattaaaaaacaaaaacaaacaaacaaacaaaccaaaaaaaaaaacacatttcctgaAACATCCATCTCCCTCAAACTGTCACTGCTACTCCATGGAGTGCCCCCTACCTTTCAGTTTGAGTAGTTCCTCCCTGAGCTCAGGCCCTGCGTGGATGTGGATGCTGTCTGAGACAGGGTTCTTGTCTGTTAACGTTTCGTTGCTCGTGCTGACAATGGCCGTGCAGTTTAAAAGCGCCACATCCCCATTACTGTCACAACATAGAACAACTTACTACAGCATAAGTCAGAtacatatttcaaaaaaaaaaaaaagagaaaagaaaaaaaagaaagcagaaatgaacctacagaggaggaaaaaatctGGAAAGCAAAAGTCATTCCACTTCCAAGGTAGAAGAATCCTCAAAAAGGGACATTACTGTTATCAAATTGTTGTAATTAAATTCCTGATATcacatgttttttaaaacactgaaccTCTTGGTGCAGAAATTGACACTTTGCAATGTCATGAGGGGAATGTGTTTGAATCACTTTGCGCTAAACACgaaacacacagctcagtgtGTGCGAGAGGCTCTGCATTCACTAGTTCCCTGAACTGTCACTTGTCCCCTCGTGCCTTGGCTCACTAAAGAGGAACAACTAGACAAAGTTATAGGCACAGGCTCCATCATGTGATGCCATATTCATGTTATGTAAACAATGCCACAGTATCAAGCAGTATGAGTCAATATATCCATCAACGTGTTCTGGAGACTGAAATCAGCCTGCACTGAGGTCTGCTGATGCTTTCATCACTTCCTGTGAATTCAACATGActtggaaacattttttttttttttaaagaacaaccACTTAGATAACTTTTAGTCTCAGAGGCCCTCGGGATAACAGCCTGAGATTGAAAATGAACAGTCATAAATTACAAGAGTAAGTGAGAAAATGTtcacattcatttgaaaagtgAAGTCTCCTGTTTTAGAGCAGGAGTAATGTGATCAGGGTTGTGCAAGCTCTAGTCCTCCTGACCGCACTCATCTCTGTGAGAGCCCACTGTCAAAGGGACCTCACAGACTATCATGTGGCTGAACAACAAAGAGGATTTATGCCcatgtggaggagaggagagagattaaaaaaaaaaaaaaaaaaagaaaaaaatattcagcgGTAGCGTACAGTGCTCACAAGATGAGGCTATAAAAGGCCAGAGGAAAAAGGGTTGGGGTGAAAGGAAAAACGTGGCAGTTTGAGAGAGGGAAGtaaaaagggaagagaggaggtGTAGAGCGACTTACAAGAGAACGATCTTTCTATTGATGTCTTCTCTGTAAGGGAAAGGGGAGGAGATTGAATGTTGCTGGCTGGACAGACTGTCACTCCGTTCCTTCAGGCGaacctttccctctccctgtctctccgtACCCGCCGACTCATCCCAAGTGGGCAGGGTTTGAACGTCCACGATCTGGGAACGGGCTCCCAACGGATCCATGCCGGCGGTGCAGCCACTACACGGCAGTGCGCTgaatgtcacagacacaaacagagcttgtactgtctctctctctctctcccaatgtgtcagtaacactgagggggaaaaaaaaccacagcacattaaatgtaatcacacacacacagagggtggaGTGTCTGGGTTAGGAGAAAAGAGATCTAGGAACAAGCAAACTGCCTTGGCAGATGACCACATGGTTTTCTGGGAGATAAATCGTTTCTAAATATGGAAGGAATATTGAGAAGAAACGAGACAAGTTAACTCTGATGACCTGAACTTTTCAGTGAGGGACCATGTGGAAAATTCTGCCATATACTggttaaaagaaagaagaaaaaaaagaaaactgttcagTGTAAGAGTTGAAAGGAACCAAACTGTATATCATGCAGGGAAAATTTTGCTGTGTCAAATTCCCGTATGTAATCTGTATAACAAGGAAAAAGTTGCATGTTTCTGCATAAACCCTCAGCATCTTCAACATCTTTTCCACAATGAGAACATGGAAGATTCAGGCCCACATATGTTCCAGCAAGATTCCAATTAAAAGACATAAGCCAATTGTCAGTCTTATTGAGAAATGTGACTGGCATCATAAATATAATATAGGCAGCAACTTATTTACATGGAATTACAAGGAagaatggatttttttgtttatttgttttgttttctataaAAGAGCAACCCCCTCATTCCATATACGAAGTACAACAAGTGACTTTTGTTTGGCCAGAAGAGGGAACAAATGAAGTATTCTCATTTGTCTGTGCAGAAACCTGCATCTCTAAATTAGATTTGAGCGCGGAAGCCATAGATGACCATAGATTGGTAGTCAATAAGAGAAGCATGATACTTAAACCAAGCCCTTGAGAAACAGCCTCAGCTGATTAATAAGAAAAAACCACAAAGAGAGGCGCTGAGATACTGAAAGTTGTCTATTCGCCGATCATTTCAGTTCGTTAGACATAAGTCCCCCCAGATAAGATTAACTATAACGGTTAAAGAACGAAACGGTTAAATTCGAAAACCTTAAATTTGGATGTAACACCTAGGCGACTGGCATATTCTTGTAGAAGTACAACAGTCTCACTGTCAAATCTCGATACTACTTgaaattagatttttttgtgtgtgtgttgtttctgtcGCTTATAACGACTAAATTCCCAAGAGAGTCTCACGTGAACCTTTAAAATCTCAACGAATTCTAGGAATATGATGTGTCATCAAGACACACAGTTGTGATTTGAATTAGCCATCCTAAAGGACAGCATACAAGTTTTTGTAGAGTGACTTAGGTCTAATTTAAGATTTCCACACAAGATTAGCGGTGTCATGTGCGAGGTGAGAAAATCAGGAAAACATAATTAGTCAttatatcaaaaacaaatacaaattataCCTACCAGTTTACTCTCCTACAGTATCAAAAGCAGCTCACAAACCACCACACGCTGAAGCTATGTAAAAGTAGCTAACTCAGCTTAAAGGGAGAAGATGCATAATGAAGATTTCCATAATCTTCCGCATTGTTTATCATTAGAAAATCTTATTTAGCAAACCTTCGATCTGGACATCGTCACGTTTACTAGAGCAAAAAATTAGCTTGTTGGTTGCGTGCCTTACGTTTCTGATCAGCTGattccaaaggaaaaaaaactctccttCCGGGATTACTAGTTAAGGGACGGTCAATACATTCAGAACTAATCTTTGTAAAGAAACACAGATATGTATATTAAAGATATTCCAACACATCTATGACTGGCTCATACTGCAAGGTCATCACAAAATTCACCCGCAAACAATCTTCAGTTTGTTTGGGCTTTTATAAACAGTACAAAATGCTGGACGCTAGATTCTCAACTCGaccaaacacataacataaatgCGAAGACCAAAGTATTCGATAGTCGAGACATGGCAAAAATTGTTAATGAATACGAAATTTAATACTGTTAGTGCTCTAAAGAAGAATGGTCGTATTTCACCGTATGTAATCTAACGTTATGAATTGATACGTTGTCCTAggttttgaataaaaaaaaaaaaataggtgtaTCGGTAATCGACTTCTCTTGACTGTATGTGATGTCCCACGCTAAACTACACGTTCCTGAGGAGCAACTGTACTCTTCCCTCACCATTATCTTAAAAAGAAGAGCCGTTATTTAAAATAACTTCTGCAAAGTAAGTGAAGTTCATTTGTGCTGTTCATTTGCTCAATCTGAATCATATAATTCATTGAGGAACAGCCAAGTTTGCTTTCTTGACTGATTTAGGACTGCACGTGGTTCATGTTGACTTCGTTTGAGATTTTCTCAACGTTGAACTGCACCATAGTTAACGAATTCGAGACTTTAGCTATTTAGATACAgcaacaaaatgtgtttgtcttaaACTACTGAACCTAACTTGCATAGATTGTCTTGTAATACATCTAACCTTTAACAAAGCCTCATAAAAGCAGTGGAAGATAAGACTGGCCAATATTCAGCTCTGAATATTAATGTTCTGTTGAATTTTGGTAATTATGACCCGACATGGTCTCTAAAAGGTTCCTGTTTATATTCACAGGTGTTGTCAGCAGCCTGTGGCGTGCCATGGGATTGACTAAGCAGTACTTGCGCTACGTTGCCAGTGCTGTATTCGGGGTTATCGGCAGTCAGAAAGCTAACATCGCCTATGTGACCCTCAGGGGTGGCGAGAAGGGCCGCTACGTTGCGATAGCTGCCTGCGAACATGTATTCATATGGGACGTGCGAAAAGCTGAAAAGGTGTCGAATTAAGTGAATTTTACACTGTCATTGTGTATCGCTGGCGTTACCCACCACACCGGGGTCTTTGGCGTTGTGCCTGGGCCATTTGTAACCGCTGTTTGTTTCATACTGAATTTCTTTTGTGTGACAATCGGAATTTGTTCATTAGGCTGTTTTACTTGGCTAAAACGGAACTGACATTATGCTTTTTTGGTACTTGGTcaatttttttcactttacattttcactctctgaatTCCCAGGTTCTAATTCTTGAGGGTAAAAAGCATGAAGTATCATACTTGTGCCCCTCTCCTGATGGTGTCCATATTGCTGTGGGTTATGAGGATGGGGGTGTGCGTATCTTTAGCTTGCTTAATGGAGAAAGCAACATCACATTTAATGGGCACAAATCTGCAGTTACCATCATTCGGTATGATGCGCTGGGTGCCCGACTTGTCACCGGATCAAGGGTAAGATATCCTACAGaacactgcttttttttgtaacgcttttcctttttttctcagtttgaatTCATACCAAGGACATAAAAAAGTTCCGAAATGTGTTTGCGGACTTGTTTTGGTCTGtcagtctttttcttctctaacaattgcctctctctctcgctggccATGGTAGGACACAGATGTCATTGTGTGGGATGTGATAAACGAATGTGGTCTATACAGACTCAAAGGACACAAAGACGCCATTACACAGGCAGTATTCCTGAAGAAAAAGAACCTACTGGTGTCCAGGTAAGTCTTGCTGTGACgcaattttgttttattgtaacGTTATGAACCTTTTTAAGCAGAATGTCGATGATCTGGTATTTTGGCACAGAAACTGCTCTCCACATTTGAAAGCTTTCTGTTTGGGAGAAAAGTTCTCGTCTCAGCTTCCAcgtgtttccctctcttttttttgtagctcTAAGGACAGCTTTGTGAAGTGGTGGGACCTAGACACACAGCATTGTTTTAAGACCATGGTGGGCCATCGCAGTGAGGTGAGCAGGGTCTCTGTTTACATGAAATAGTCCAAAAGCAGATGACGTAAACTGCACTGCAAGCTGTATCGATTTTCAGGACCGTGTTTCAGTCTGGTTAGTTGATATCTTTCTACTTGATAAGGTTGTGCTTTTTGAACAAATATCGGACATGTGGGAGTTCTCCGTAAGATAGTGGCCAACCCCATCAATCACTTGTTCCGAGGGGTCTgcctgttgttttgtgtctaCATGTGCCTTTTATGGATCAGATTAAGCTCCCCATATCACTCTTCGACTTTGTCTGAACGATTGTTTGTTTGGAGCAGAGCTGATTGGTTCACTCTGGCTTTGTGTGGAATTTGATTAGATGCTTACGACAACTCAGGTCTGCTCTGGACTGTGTCTGGCCTAAAACGGACCCCTTCTGTTGTCTTCTACAATATTTTTGCTTGTCCTCCTGAAATTTAGTAATGGAATCTTGATTGATTCTTGTTTGAGTCATGATTCTTGCTGATGCTTTAGAAATCAGCTTGTCTTTGAATGGATGCAGTCAGCTTACCAAGTAtgtctgttctccacatttCCTTCTGATAAGTGTACCCAGTCTAATAACAGTCTAATGATGAATGGGTGTattttgtttgtcaggtgtgGGGATTTGTTTTGCTGAATGAGGAGAACAGATTGTTGACAGGCTCTGCTGACAGTGAACTCAGAGCATGGGACATTGAATATCTGGAAGAGGTAAAGAGGTTTTAGTCACACCATaaacatacatagatacatttAACTACATCAACAAAATTATCACATGAAATTTAATGTAAGTCATACATATTtcttaaaagagaaaataactGTATTTACTAGTCTTTTAGCAGGCAGTTtaagatgttgttgtttgtgtttttacagggtAAAGAAGTAGGAGAGccacaggaaaagagagggaaaggtcTTCtcgatgatgctgatgatgaggatggtggtggtgatgaagGTCTGGATGAGGAGCCTGAAGAGGTAGTTTATCACGCTGCATTACTCACGCACTTCTCCTGTGCCCCGTTTTCAGCACGTGGAACATACTTCACGTACGGGAAATGTTCTCTTAAATGTCAAACAACCCCCCGCTGAGCACTAATGCTTAGCAAAATATTCTACGCTGTGCCTGGgaaaaaatgtgaataaattaCAGCAAAGTATTCCAAGTAGGTGTTTCCTCGTGATTTCTCATTGAGCTCTCTGTTCCTGCTTACTCCACAGAGGATCGTCAGCTGTAAGAAAGCTGGCTCTATTTTCAGAGAGGCCAGGGACAGGGTCGTATCCTTGACGACCGATTCCAAAGCCAAAGTTCTAGCATGTCACGTAAGTAAGGGTCcttcagagggggaaaaacatgaCGTCAAAGGACACTCATGATCTTGATCCTTCTTACTTcgactgtgtctctctgtagggtACCGATGCCACACTGGAACTGTTTACGGTGCTTCCAGAAGAAGAGATccagaggaagatggagaagaAGCTTAAGAAGGCCAAGAAAAAAGCCAAGTGTGTAACACACAACTGTTACCAgcaaaatatctatctatctatctatctatctatctatctatctatctatctgtctgtctgtctgtctctctgtctatgtatCTATATGTTTACTAAGTCTGTAGAGTTtctactttttgtttttaaatcattgtGTGGGGTATGTGAGGTGAACACTTGGACTGACCTGCAGGTCTCAGGAGAATGGGGAGGATGTTGCTGAACCTGTGGTGGAGAGAAAGCTGGGAGATGAGATCCTGAGACTGGCTAACATCAGAGCCTCTGCCAAAATCCGGTGAGTGCGCTGCAGCAGTGGGGAAACTCCACAGTCAAATCAGAGTAAACCATATTCACGAATTACAATACATGTACCCACACATTAATTCAGTGCTAAAACACTGAGTTATATGAACAtcatacataatatatttcactGAACATTCTTTACATGTGGTGCATACAAACAACAGATGCACAACAGTATTGACAGTGTACTGTTTGAATGAATCCTttatacaaaatacacactatCCATAAATCAATGGTAAAAAGAGGGCAGTGGTCAGAAAGACAAATTCTTTAGGCCAGGTTTATGTTATGTTGACGTTGATGAGAGTGGGgtgtctgtggttgtgttttaggtCTGTGGACTGCCTCCTGTCTGCTAATGGAGAGATGAAGGTGGCTTTGTTGCTGCAGAACAACACAGTGGAGACATACACTGTGAAGAGCACGGAGAAGAACCCTACTGCCACCAAGACCTCTCGGCTCACGCTGAGCGGACACCGCACAGACGTCCGAACTCTGGCCTTTAGCTCTGACAACATTGCCATCCTCTCCGCCTCTGGAGAGACTGTCAAAGTGTGGAACAGGTGAGTCTCAACAGGCCTAAAGTCAAAGCAAATGAACTATCATCCttttgaccattttttttttcatggggTGAAAAGTTCCTGGAAGGttaaagagagattaaaaagtTGTGCTTCTGAACCTTGCGACCCATGAGTGAATCCTTAACAAGAAGCCGCTTCTCTGGTCCCAGGGCCACATTGCAGGTGATCCGTACCATGGCATGTGAGTACGCCCTGTGTTCGCTTTTCGTTCCTGGGGACCGACAAATCATCCTAGGAACCAAGGTACCATCGACTTCTACTTACTCCATATTACTGTGTTTGACCTAGGTATTAGAGTTTGTTAAACCACATGATTTCATTATGGtagaaataaaatgtcaaactttattaaaaagacagagtgtAAGTAAGGTAAATTTATAACCATGCTGCAGTACGTTACATTTTGAATGGATCAGAGAAAACTGTTAAAGCATGTGTAATCTGGTTTCTTGTCTCAGAGCGGGAAGATCCAGATCTTTGACCTGGCCTCAGGCAGTCTCCTGGAGACGGCTGATGCTCATGACGGAGCTCTGtggtctatgtgtctgtctccagACCAGGTACGGCACCTCCgcatctgctctctctgcttctcttctctgtccagAACTCTGGCCCTGTGGTCCTGGTTCTGATTATGGTTCTGTTACAACAGCCTGCTGTTCTGATAAAATCACTGAGCTGACATTAGTGTTTATTAATCAGAATATTACAATAATTGTAACATTTCTCCTGTGATGATTTTTGCGGTGTGTTTCACTGTGCGTGCAGAGGGGCATTGTTACTGGAGGTGCTGATAAGACGGTGAAATTTTGGGAGTTTGAGCTCGTCAAGGACAAGGAAGGTGGACAAAACAAGTAGGATGAACCTTATGGGACCTGATTTTTGAACACAGAAGCTCCATGCGATACAACCATTAGAGGAAGTCTGTAGCAGTTGTACTCAGTCATGCTTGTTTATTCTGGtgctatatatatatccttTTGTCATGGTCAGAGTCAGTCTAGACTGTAACTGATGACTGTGGAGATGCCATCCACTGTGTGCAGTTTCTTGTTAACGTGTTTGAATTGGCCTCTTGTTGGGAGTGCGTTACGTTTGCTGTCGGAGTTGTAATCGTGCGTATGCTCTGTGCTGTTGCAGGagactgacagtgaaacacacacgcacgctccaGCTGGATGaggatgtgctgtgtgtacgCTACAGCCCAGACCAGAGACTGCTGGCTGTCTCCCTGCTGGACTGCACCGTCAAGATATTCTACACAGACACTCTGAAGGTACAGCTTGCACCGTCGTTCAGTATATAGTACCCACCCGctagtttcacacacacatactaatgGCCCCGTGCATATTCTT is a window of Chanos chanos chromosome 10, fChaCha1.1, whole genome shotgun sequence DNA encoding:
- the wdr3 gene encoding WD repeat-containing protein 3, whose amino-acid sequence is MGLTKQYLRYVASAVFGVIGSQKANIAYVTLRGGEKGRYVAIAACEHVFIWDVRKAEKVLILEGKKHEVSYLCPSPDGVHIAVGYEDGGVRIFSLLNGESNITFNGHKSAVTIIRYDALGARLVTGSRDTDVIVWDVINECGLYRLKGHKDAITQAVFLKKKNLLVSSSKDSFVKWWDLDTQHCFKTMVGHRSEVWGFVLLNEENRLLTGSADSELRAWDIEYLEEGKEVGEPQEKRGKGLLDDADDEDGGGDEGLDEEPEERIVSCKKAGSIFREARDRVVSLTTDSKAKVLACHGTDATLELFTVLPEEEIQRKMEKKLKKAKKKAKSQENGEDVAEPVVERKLGDEILRLANIRASAKIRSVDCLLSANGEMKVALLLQNNTVETYTVKSTEKNPTATKTSRLTLSGHRTDVRTLAFSSDNIAILSASGETVKVWNRATLQVIRTMACEYALCSLFVPGDRQIILGTKSGKIQIFDLASGSLLETADAHDGALWSMCLSPDQRGIVTGGADKTVKFWEFELVKDKEGGQNKLTVKHTRTLQLDEDVLCVRYSPDQRLLAVSLLDCTVKIFYTDTLKFFLSLYGHKLPVLCMDISHDSALIATGSADRNVKIWGLDFGDCHRSMFAHDDSVMFLQFVPKTHLFFTAGKDKKIKQWDADKFEHIQTLEGHHREVWCLAISPNGDHVASSSHDKSLRLWERTREPIILEEEKEMEREAEFEESLAKGDEPVVPGETKGEAQPAGKKTIETVKAAERIMEAVELYREESKKLEEHRAACEAAGKALQPPEMNPILAAFGNVSPSRYVLDVIKKVKSSELEVSLLVLPFPYVPDLLTLFNGYVEQGLEVELVCRCLFFLLRIHFGQITSNHMLLSVIDELRTNTISRVREIRDVMGFNNAGLQFLQREIENKEDVMFFADATERFAEKKRKRKKRERAILTIT
- the gdap2 gene encoding ganglioside-induced differentiation-associated protein 2; translation: MDPLGARSQIVDVQTLPTWDESAGTERQGEGKVRLKERSDSLSSQQHSISSPFPYREDINRKIVLFNGDVALLNCTAIVSTSNETLTDKNPVSDSIHIHAGPELREELLKLKGCRTGEAKMTKGFNLAACFIIHTVGPKYKAKYRTAAESSLYSCYRNVMQLAREQAMLSVGLCVISTAKRGYPLEDATHIALRTVRRFLENHGESIETVVFVVSDVEEPVYRKLLPLYYPRSEEEERAALPLIPADIGNAEGEPVVPERQIRIAEKPGNLEDNSEEESLESDLGQVGTHAFARMEGDVDKQRKLILQGQLSEAALQKQHQRNYNRWLCRARAEDLSDIAALKALYQTGVDRCGRTVMVVVGRNIPIPFIDMEKVLLYFIHVMDHITVKEYVMVYFHTLTAEHNHLDSDFLKKLYDIVDAKFKKNLKAFYFVHPTFRSKVSTWFFTTFSVSGLKEKIHHVENLQQLFTCVLPEQIDIPPFVLEYDARVNGPYQSSHSSSL